In Haliotis asinina isolate JCU_RB_2024 chromosome 15, JCU_Hal_asi_v2, whole genome shotgun sequence, the sequence GTCAATGTATCTTTCATGTCCTATTTTTTGACAGACAAACGATGTGAAAGTGAAATACGAGATGGACAAATTCTTCCAGTAAATGGCGCTAGTATAGGTGCGCATGAATATAGGAAACAGTGAGCTTATTtgaacatgtatttatgttgAAGTCTAATAGTGTAGGAGATAGGAGGAATTCCGACCATCTGCACCCTAGCTGTTAGACAAAACACCCTTGACGAACACACTGTGATCAGATTGCGAGATAGGCGTTTGTTGTGTCTGTGACCATCATGTGAGAGGCAGTTGAGGTGGTGAACTTTGTGAAAAATCAACTGATGACCAGTTCATGACTAGACCATGGTACCACACCCAACACTGCCCCTACTAAGTCCACGCCATGATATATACCTTTACCTAACTTCCGCCTGGGGTAATATTTCCCCGAGACAACGGAGTACGTCATATCATTATCATTGCAATTAGTTGAACAATTTGTTAACTCCTCTTactctttctttctttaattatatgtatttatatagttatatataaaCTGTGTAGTTTGTTTTGTGGATTTTAAGGATACGGAGAATGTGCTGATTTGCGAGAAGCCTGTCACGGTCGACTGGGAACACACGTAATGTACAGATGTGTTGTCTTTTACCGGCAAGACGAAGGGCCTGATAATCAATGTTAGCCCCAAGTTTAGTATGTTTCTCAATAACGTTCATATGACTTGACTATATTGCCGGTCTGCTACAGATAACCCTGGTCAATATGTGTATTGGTTCGCATTAACCAAGAAACCGACAAACTCCTTGAATCTCAGCGCATGCAATGACTTTCATATGTCTGTTTATACGGTGAATAACGCACACATTTCTCACAAACGAATTAGCATAAGTCTTGATTTCTCTATCTTACTGGTACTATATTATTCCACTGTTCCAAGTCCGCAATAAACTTCAGTAAGGCCGATGTTAACAGGTATTCAGTTATTTTACTTTCGTTTTGCATAAGTGCGCGCAGTAAGTTTTCGGGAGATATTTGATATTgttaatgattttgtcattTAAACACATCTCAAATGTCTCtcaaaacatatacatgttattctgcgagaaacaaacatattcacTATAAGTAGACAGCCGCACCAGTGAGGTGGAAGTAACCAAACCTGGGTGAAATCTGGACCTGCTACATTTACGGTATTTGCAGTACCGAAAAAATACGAGGAAGTAAATAATGTAGTGCCTATTTTTCAGCGTTTGTGTTGGGACAGTCTGGCACGGCTACCGCTGATGGACCCACATACGCCAGATCTTCCGGGTCTGTGgtaccttttgtgtttgtgaggAAACAGTACTTGGACTGAACATGAAAACtgcaaataaagaaaacaataaacaacGTTAACCGTCTTTGTGGATTTATTAACATAAAGGGATTTAAGGATGCGACACTGTTTTAATACCATGGATCTCTCCCAGAGTTCGCCGTTTGTCTTTTAAATGTGTAATTCACACCAACAGGTGTGCGGTATTCTTGCCAGGAAAGAGGAAATAATTCCAGCATTGTTCAATCCGCCAATACAGGAGCGGGAGAGAGTTTTACACAATATTCATCCACAAATGACCCTTTGACGCGATAAATGTTCGCAGAGTAACTTTAGATCGTAACACGGTGTTCTCTGACAACAAATCAACTGCTCAAGTCTCTAATTTTTGTTTCAGagattgattcaatcccatatcaTCGATCACTCCTGACACAAAGTGATTGAGGGAGTTGAAGCAGCCATTACGCTCAACCAGGGACCAGTCATTCAACTAAAACGGCCGTTCAATCACAGCCGCTTTCTAAGGCAGCGCGATACTGAGTTGAGCATGTAATAAGATTGTGCCAGATGTTTCCTCGTAATGGCGGAGTTTAGCAACTCGGGGCGGTGTTGTTGTATCAGCTTACACTCATTAAACACTGTATGAAAACGTTCTGTCTGTATAAACAAATAGAGCATCGCTCCATTAGCACACGGGGCGGTCGGCACGTGGCGCGCGCGGGAGCACTGAAATTGCGAAACAGAACAGAGGCGGAATGGAAACTGGCACTGTCCCGCTCAGGCTCATGCCTCGATCAGGTTTACCAAAAAATTAACCCTTGTTGCAGAACGAAAATTAATAGAGTAGTTAGCCAACAAATTTGGCTGGGTTGAAAATTTGAATCTAGACCTTGCCCCTTCTTGTCTGTTGATTAGGAAGTCGTCTGCTTTTGTTCCAGATGCATTGTGTGTAATTAAAATCGAATGAGGCAATTCTGGCAGAACGCATGTTTAAAATTAGGTTGAGTTACATATAATTGATAGTCAGCCATTTTGATGCTTCGTCGGTAACAGCGTGCCTCGTGTTGAAGCTCCTGCCGCCATCTTGTCGTAATGGCAACTGACAGATATTGCTCCACATTATAGATGAGACAGAGCAGGGTCTAATTATCGCTGTGGAGGTATACCTTGGCTGGAGAGGTTCTGCTGACGAGAAAACACTCCAATTAACAATATGGAAATTACTTACTAATTGTACCTTTAAGAGATTTTCAAGAAACTCATTTAAGTGCAGCCAAAAGTCATTATTGTTAAGTACTCTCTCGGCAGGCCAAATCCCAGCGTCTCGTGCTTTCACTTCTGCCGTTGAAAAAAGAGAGTTGTTTCCATTTAAGCACACCTACCTGACAAAAAGCTAAATGCTTGTAGGTCGACGACTTTATGAGGGAGATCTGTAGCGTTTGGTTGATTTGAAAGAAACCCCAGTTCGAATGAAGTGTTAAGAAGGGCCTCGTGCTGGATGCTTACTCCAAGTAGGTCTTCACAGGATTGCACTGAAGGGGTGATAAGGGTGACCAAAGCCCCGACAGTTGGTTGAGGGCAAATTTGCTGAAAGTGCAGAGAgctgtttgaaaaatggcgaagCTGTATCGTTAGGATATGATGGTGATATTTTGTTGATTCCTTCTGCAACACTTTAGCTTATTTTGAGCACTGCTGAATGTTCTTTGAAGAAACgataattttcattttgaattacGCTCCCTTGTCGTGACAAGTTCTTGAGCTCACGTAATAGTTAAAAATATGATTTATGTTCAAATTACTTTAAGCATTTAAGGAGGTTCATTTCAAAAAGTTATTTTTCGGAATGGATCTAGAATAGACCTTTCTGGGAAACTGAGGCTTAAAAAGTCAGAATTGATTAACTGTTATTTCCAGTTTAAACATCGCCAGTTTTGAGATATTGATTACGTGTGACGAAAATAACACGTTTTTCATAATTCCGACTGCACGATATCTCACGACATTACTTTCTGCAAGTTAATTTGTTGAAACAAAAAATGTGTGAGGTAATTGTCACATAATTTCGACGCAACATGGCGGAAAGATATCGCGTATCACTGTTAACTCTCCGAAATGTTAAATAGATCTTCAGCACTGGCGGAAATGGCAAAATCGAATTTTAGGAGAGACAATAAATGTTTAAACCTTTCTAAAAAGTAAAtatctaaaacaaaacaaatgtactAATACCGAAAAGAATAAACGATTCCAGCTTGGGTACATGTAGATCACTACTGGTACATGTAGACCACTAGTGGTACATGTAGATCACTAGTGGTACATGTAGATCACTACTGGTACATGTAGATCACTAGTTGTACACGTGAGTTCAGTATAAGTAGATGCCGATCACTAGTGGTACACGTGAGTTCAGTATATCTGCATGTAAATCACTAGTGAGATCAGTATAAGTACATGTGGTGGAGACATGCCTGCCTGCAAGAATTGACTGTAAGAAGCACGGCACACTAATGTTTCAACAACAACTCTTGACCACGATGTCCAAGAATCCAGTCAATGCACATTAGGTGCATACATTTTCCAGGAAAGACATGCATACTGAACACTGAACAAATGAAAACCAAATAGacgaaacaacaacaaacaacgtaACAAGAAgataaacagcaaaacaaagaTCCTCATCCTCACAACATGGAGGCAGAACGTTGTTGTTTTGTGAGGTCCCCTGAGATACTGTGTTTGTGACACTGTTCTCTGCCACAACATACAGCCTTTATCGTACGAACTTCCAAACGTCTCCCGACGATGTCGTCTCTGAGTCTCTCCACTCAGTAATGTGACCGACCCCTCTTATGTAGAAATTATATTTCACCTTACACAATTTATACACACTGTTCTACAAATATTCATCGTTGCATGTTCAGACACTGAGAAACGCCCGTCCAAATTACAAGTGATTAATTTGACCGTCAGTCTGAGAGAATAGATGGCGTTTAACACGTTCATAGACCAAGTCTCGTCCTAATCGTTAAGGTCTCGCGAGTTTCTTAAACTTCACGTGATGTGCGAAACACGAATGCAGCATGCCAACAATGTCTAATTGCAGTTAATCTTTtcagatgaaaatgaaatttcctaattctattttttttatctcactAGATTAGGTTTTATCTCAGTGCAAATGATACTGTTTCATCAACTTGACACCATTGTGTATGCATGAAGCAGTTTTGATTTATGTCAGTAAAGAAGACAtgattgttgtttgttgttttgggggtttttttagttttttttttgttatgtttgGTTTATGCTTAttggttttgattttgtttaattattttgtatttttgtttttaggGGGTTTTCTTTGTGGGGAGCGGGGAGATgggaaaatatttatatttaatttttattcatttattatttggggttttttatgcatatatttattatattttctatttcttttaattttATCTAAAAACACAACATGAATATGACATACATTCTAAACTGGAATGCTTTGCTCATCGGGTAACGTTCTTCACTTGTAGACCCGCCATATTGAACAACGCCTATAACACTCTGTTGGAAGGGGAAGTCGAGTTTCGGCGGTTGAGGATAATGGCAGAAAATACCCGATAGAGATCTCGGCATTTAACGTCTCACAGACGAGACAGAACGAGAACATATCTTCTCCTTGGTATCAATAGCTTTCTTGACTCGATGGAGGCGAGATAACCTCCTACTTTGAGGCGAGTTTGTCGCCACGGAAAGAGATCGTAATGGAAAATCAGCATTTAGCATGGCAGGCGTGTCTTGGATAATTCTACTCGCCTCGATAGATCTTAACAGATCCGATAATTAGAAATTCGCATGGATGTCAATCAGCAGCTCATCAAAGGCCATAGACAACTCACCTCAACCTGTCTTTCATTTGTCAGCGTTAGTTTTAGGCCGTGTTGGTAGGTAATTTGTAACCATTTCAAACCAGACTCAACATCAATAGGTAATTACAACTTCCGCCGAGACGGTCGTCTGAGGTTTTCTTCAACATCGACCGACTCGCTATCTGTCGAAAGGAAATACGTTTCAGCAAAATTCAAAATGGCAGTCTGGTCGGAAACAGGGTGCCATCATGACGATATTCTAATGTTCCAGTTGTTTAATACTGACCGGATGCGAGAGTGTAAGATAGATAATATTATGAATGGATTTGGCAGCAGTTTCCTGTATAGGCAGCAATGTCCTACCAGCACTACTCGACGTACACTTCTACTGTTAACTCCACTACTGCTCTACGTTCACCTTTACAACCaatgctactactacaaccgcTACTCTCAGCCATTAcaactgctaccactactgctcTACGTTCACCTTTACAACCaatgctactactacaaccgcTACTCTCAGCCATTAcaactgctaccactactgctcTACGTTCACCTTTACAACCaatgctactactacaaccgcTACTCTCAGCCATTAcaactgctaccactactgctcTACGTTCACCTTTACAACCaatgctactactacaaccgcTACTCTCAGCCATTAcaactgctaccactactgctcTACGTTCACCTTTACAACCaatgctactactacaaccgcTACTCTCAGCCATTAcaactgctaccactactgctcTACGTTCACCTTTACAACCaatgctactactacaaccgcTACTCTCAGCCATTAcaactgctaccactactgctcTACGTTCACCTTTACAACCAATGCTGCTACTACACCCGCCTCTCTCAGCCATTACAACTGCCACCACTACTGCTCTACGTTCACCTTTACAACCAATGCTACTACTACACCCGCCACTCTCAACCATTAcaactgctaccactactgctcTACGTTCGCCTGTACAACCAATGCTACTACTACACCCGCTACTCTCAGCCATTAcaactgctaccactactgctcTACGTTCACCTTTACAACCAATGCTACTACTACACCCGCTACTCTCAGCCATTAcaactgctaccactactgctcTACGTTCACCTTTACAAAGAACGCTACTACTACAACCGCCACTCTCAGCCATTAcaactgctaccactactgctcTACGTTCACCTTTACAACCAATGCTACTACTACAGCCGCCACTCTCAGCCATTAcaactgctaccactactgctcTACGTTCACCTTTACAACCAATGCTACTACTACACCCGCCACTCTCAGCCATTAcaactgctaccactactgctcTACGTTCACCTTTACAAAGAACGCTACTACTACAACCGCCACTCTCAGCCATTAcaactgctaccactactgctcTACGTTCACCTTTACAACCAATGCTACTACTACAGCCGCCACTCTCAGCCATTAcaactgctaccactactgctcTACGTTCACCTTTACAACCAATGCTACTACTACACCCGCCACTCTCAGCCATTAcaactgctaccactactgctcTACGTTCACCTTTACAACCaatgctactactacaaccgcCACTCTCAGCCATTAcaactgctaccactactgctcTACGTTCACCTTTACAACCAATGCTACTACTACACTCACCACTCTCAGCCATTACAACTGCTACCGCTACTGCTCTACGTTCACCTTTACAACCAATGCTACTACTACACCCGCCACTCTCAGCCATTAcaactgctaccactactgctcTACGTTCAAATTTACAACCaatgctactactacaaccgcCGCTCTCAGCCATTAcaactgctaccactactgctcTACGTTCACCTTTACAACCAATGCTACTACTACACCCGCTACTCTCAGCCATTAcaactgctaccactactgctcTACGTTCACCTTTACAACCaatgctactactacaaccgcCACTCTCAGCCATTAcaactgctaccactactgctcTACGTTCAAATTTACAACCaatgctactactacaaccgcCACTCTCAGCCATTACAACTGCCACCACTACTGCTCTACGTTCACCTTTACAACCaatgctactactacaaccgcTACTCTCAGCCATTAcaactgctaccactactgctcTACGTTCACCTTTACAACCaatgctactactacaaccgcCACTCTCAACCATTACAACTGCTACCTCTACTGCTCTACGTTCACCTTTACAACTaatgctactactacaaccgcTACTCTCAGCCATTGcaactgctaccactactgccAATGCTACTACTACACCCGCCACTCTCAGCCATTAcaactgctaccactactgctcTACGTTCACCTTTACAACCaatgctactactacaaccgcCACTCTCAACCATTAcaactgctaccactactgcttTACGTTCACCTTTGCAACCAATGCTACTACTATAACCGCCCCTCTCAGCCATTAcaactgctaccactactgctactacacaTTCACAAAGAGTACCATCACTACTCTTCTACCTTCTACCTACACCTTCACAcctactgctaccactactcTATTTACACCTGCACAACTAATACAACCACCACTTTACCTACACCTTCACAAAAACTGCTACCACTGCTATATTTACACCTTCATaactactgctaccactactcTGTTTACACCTTCACAACTTCTACAACCACTACTCTATTTACACCTTCATACGCACTGCCACCACTACTCTTTTTACACCTCCacaactactacaaccactACTCTACCCACACCTTCACaactacttctaccactactctatttacactttcacaactACAACCACTACTCTACCTACACTTTCACAATTTCTACAACCACTACTCTATTTACACCTTTACACGTACTGCTACCACTACTCTATTTACACCTTCacaactactacaaccactAACTACTCCACCTACACCTTCACACGTACTGCCACCACTACTCTGTTTACACCTTCACAACTATTGCTGCCACTACTCTGTTTACACCTTCACAACCCTACCCTACTTATACCATCAAAACCAATGTTACCGACACCACCGACGTGCACCATGAAACCTACTGCAACGACTACAACCAGTACTCGCAGTTGTTGCCTTCGCTACCACCATTGCTCTACATTCCCCTTCACAGCTACAGCTACCACTACCATAACTACACTAAAACACACCTGCACTAGCACTACACTAAAACACTTCAACCGGAATTAGAGTATCATTACACTGCTAAAAAACATTTCAACCAACCCCACAACCAAGTTAAACTGAACACTAGAACCAGAACTACAAGGGAACTATACCAAACACTCCATTCAGCACTACCTAGCcatgacacatatatacattgtaATTAAAACTTCAAACCAAAGAGGGGACACTACGTACACTTCTCTCGGAGGAAATGGTGAGCAACTGAACTAGCAACAGAGCGATTTTACAAGAACCACGTCAGGCAGAGTGTGGCACTGCACTAAACACCTCGTCCACCCCTACAAACGAACTATACTAAAATACAGTACTATGGTCACTTCAAGAACAACTAGAATAGGACTACAGCCATATTACAGTAACACAACACTAACTACTTCAACAGTTATTATATTATACACTCCGAGCACAACTAGAATAGCACTACTGCCATAATACAGTGGCACAACACTAATATCTTCAAGTCATACTACATTAAACACGTCATCCACAACTAGAATAGCACTACTGCCATAATACAGTGGCacaacactaatctcttcaagtaTTTCTATATCATACGCTTCAGCCACAACTAGAATAGCACTACTGCCATAATACAGTGGCacaacactaatctcttcaagtCATACTACATTAAACACTAGACATCACTAAACACTCAAAGTAAAATACAGTACAGTAACTCAAATAACACTTCAACTAGATGTTCATGGCTTCAACCAAACTAACCAGAGCAACAACAGCACTGGAGCGACACTACAGCGACACTAAAGCCCCACTACAGTGACAATACAGCAACACTAAAGCCCCAACTACAGTGGCACTAAAGCCCAACTACAGTGACACTACAGCGACACTACAGTGACACTACAGCGACACTAAAGCCCCGCTACAGTGGCACTACAGAGACACTACAGTGACACTACAGTGACACTACAGTGACACTAAAGCCCCACTGGAGTGACACTTGAACCTTAAGTCTTTAACGTCTAAACCAGAAATACAAAAACACTACActaaaaaaaagaaatacaacAGCACTAGGGCGACACTGTAACCGTACTTCTGTGCCAAATTATCCTGAACCGTTTAACATTCTAACCGGTGCTTCAGCGGCACTGCACACGAACAGGAGTGCAGCTTAATTGCTTTATAAACTTTTGACACTTCCCTGCTTCCGTCTACATATGATATAAGCTGAGGATTATTCTCATCATTCAGGAACAAAATCAGATCCTCTCTACAATGTTAAATCACCATCCTAGCATGTTTTGTAGTCATAAAACCAGATGCGTTTATAGCACGGGCTTGGGACCAGTCTTGTCACGGGGCCCTAACGATAATATTTGAACAAGTTAAACGATTTTTTATCGTAATGTGTTTATTGAGTACAGTAATCAAACTGCAAGGTAGAGGCTATAAGTGGCTTATCTGTAATGGTTCGCTTGGCGGAGTCCCAAAACGCTTTCTGCCAAATTATGACAGGGTACATCACGAATGGCGCGCGATGCTCCCAGACAATATTTCCGCCACCGAAGAGGCGAGCTCTCAGTTAGTCAAACAATGAAGGAGAGACGTCCCAATAGGGCAGTTAGAAAATTACTTTCAGTTCGAGTGGCTCATGACTGGCAAGTAACATCTATCTTGGCAGCT encodes:
- the LOC137264991 gene encoding mucin-3A-like, which gives rise to MALAVATTLKLFYKAHARQHNISQSLAAAQDNLRQTISGSYRRQPSSDHLPKATLISLSLADTGCNPHHFIFGSYKKKPISVYLWQTQVAICIRHVYYLRTVTFISLPLTGSYRVHLWKLQESAYISPSLTDADGDLHQSMSTIHRRQRTSVYHWQQQDTSIQSQPISITFLQEVTYISPSLAPAQDNMKQSIRGSYQLQEATYISPTLTSYMRQATYGRKPKSVHLWQLQEATYISSTLTSYMRQATSVHLWQIQEASYTSPSLVVPGGNRRHPSAPATKDNLCLYHYNCYHYCSTFTFTTNATTTTATLSHYNCYHYCSTFTFTTNATTTTATLSHYNCYHYCSTFTFTTNATTTTATLSHYNCYHYCSTFTFTTNATTTTATLSHYNCYHYCSTFTFTTNATTTTATLSHYNCYHYCSTFTFTTNAATTPASLSHYNCHHYCSTFTFTTNATTTPATLNHYNCYHYCSTFACTTNATTTPATLSHYNCYHYCSTFTFTTNATTTPATLSHYNCYHYCSTFTFTKNATTTTATLSHYNCYHYCSTFTFTTNATTTAATLSHYNCYHYCSTFTFTTNATTTPATLSHYNCYHYCSTFTFTKNATTTTATLSHYNCYHYCSTFTFTTNATTTAATLSHYNCYHYCSTFTFTTNATTTPATLSHYNCYHYCSTFTFTTNATTTTATLSHYNCYHYCSTFTFTTNATTTLTTLSHYNCYRYCSTFTFTTNATTTPATLSHYNCYHYCSTFKFTTNATTTTAALSHYNCYHYCSTFTFTTNATTTPATLSHYNCYHYCSTFTFTTNATTTTATLSHYNCYHYCSTFKFTTNATTTTATLSHYNCHHYCSTFTFTTNATTTTATLSHYNCYHYCSTFTFTTNATTTTATLNHYNCYLYCSTFTFTTNATTTTATLSHCNCYHYCQCYYYTRHSQPLQLLPLLLYNDAGKAIDRALRIVNCNRRKNLS